One segment of Thermococcus profundus DNA contains the following:
- the thsB gene encoding thermosome subunit beta, with protein sequence MAQLAGQPVVILPEGTQRYVGRDAQRLNILAARIIAETVRTTLGPKGMDKMLVDSLGDIVITNDGATILDEMDIQHPAAKMMVEVAKTQDKEAGDGTTTAVVIAGELLRKAEELLDQNIHPSIVIKGYALAAEKAQEILDEIAKEVDVEDKEILKKAAVTSITGKAAEEEREYLAEIAVEAVKQVAEKVDGRYKVDLDNIKFEKKEGGAVSDTQLIKGVVIDKEVVHPGMPKRVEGAKIALINEALEVKETETDAEIRITSPDQLQAFLEQEERMLREMVDKIKEVGANVVFVQKGIDDLAQHYLAKYGIMAVRRVKKSDMEKLAKATGAKIVTNVRDLTPEDLGEAELVEQRKVAGENMIFVEGCKNPKAVTILIRGGTEHVVDEVERALEDAVKVVKDIVEDGKIVAAGGAPEIELSIKLDEYAKEVGGKEALAIENFAEALKVIPRTLAENAGLDPIETLVKVIAAHKEKGPTVGVDVFEGEPADMMERGVIAPVRVTKQAIKSASEAAIMILRIDDVIAASKLEKDKGGEGGGSNDFGSDLD encoded by the coding sequence ATGGCCCAGCTTGCAGGCCAGCCGGTTGTTATTCTGCCTGAGGGGACTCAGAGGTACGTTGGTAGGGACGCCCAGAGGCTCAACATTCTTGCCGCTAGGATCATAGCCGAGACCGTTAGAACCACCCTCGGTCCAAAGGGAATGGACAAAATGCTCGTCGACAGCCTCGGCGACATCGTCATCACCAACGACGGTGCCACAATACTCGACGAGATGGACATCCAGCACCCTGCTGCTAAGATGATGGTTGAGGTTGCTAAGACTCAGGACAAGGAGGCTGGTGATGGTACTACTACTGCCGTTGTTATCGCTGGCGAGCTCCTCAGGAAGGCTGAGGAGTTACTCGACCAGAACATCCACCCGAGCATCGTCATCAAGGGATACGCTCTCGCAGCAGAGAAGGCCCAGGAAATCCTCGACGAGATAGCCAAGGAGGTTGACGTGGAGGACAAGGAGATCCTCAAGAAGGCCGCCGTCACCTCAATCACCGGAAAGGCCGCCGAGGAGGAGAGGGAGTACCTGGCTGAGATAGCCGTTGAGGCCGTCAAGCAGGTCGCCGAGAAGGTCGACGGCCGCTACAAGGTCGACCTCGACAACATCAAGTTCGAGAAGAAGGAAGGCGGTGCCGTCAGCGACACTCAGCTCATCAAGGGTGTCGTCATCGACAAGGAGGTCGTCCACCCAGGCATGCCCAAGAGGGTCGAGGGGGCTAAGATCGCCCTCATCAACGAGGCCCTTGAGGTTAAGGAGACCGAAACCGACGCCGAGATCAGGATCACCAGCCCGGACCAGCTCCAGGCCTTCCTCGAGCAGGAGGAGAGGATGCTCCGCGAGATGGTCGACAAGATCAAGGAGGTTGGAGCTAACGTCGTGTTCGTCCAGAAGGGTATTGATGACCTTGCCCAGCACTACCTCGCCAAGTACGGCATAATGGCCGTTAGAAGGGTCAAGAAGAGCGACATGGAGAAGCTCGCCAAGGCCACCGGAGCCAAGATCGTCACCAACGTCCGCGACCTCACCCCGGAGGACCTCGGTGAGGCCGAGCTCGTCGAGCAGAGGAAAGTAGCTGGCGAGAACATGATCTTCGTTGAGGGCTGCAAGAACCCGAAGGCGGTAACCATACTCATCCGCGGCGGTACCGAGCACGTCGTTGACGAGGTTGAGAGGGCCCTCGAGGATGCCGTCAAGGTCGTCAAGGACATCGTCGAGGACGGCAAGATCGTGGCAGCTGGCGGTGCTCCGGAGATCGAGCTCAGCATCAAGCTCGACGAGTACGCCAAGGAGGTCGGCGGCAAGGAGGCTCTCGCCATAGAGAACTTCGCAGAGGCCCTCAAGGTCATCCCGAGGACGCTCGCCGAGAACGCCGGTCTCGACCCGATCGAGACCCTCGTGAAGGTCATCGCCGCCCACAAGGAGAAGGGACCGACCGTCGGTGTCGACGTCTTCGAGGGCGAGCCAGCCGACATGATGGAGCGCGGAGTTATAGCTCCGGTCAGGGTGACCAAGCAGGCCATCAAGAGCGCCAGCGAAGCAGCTATAATGATCCTCAGAATCGACGACGTCATCGCCGCCAGCAAGCTCGAGAAGGACAAGGGCGGCGAGGGCGGAGGAAGCAACGACTTCGGAAGCGACCTCGACTGA
- a CDS encoding anaerobic ribonucleoside-triphosphate reductase activating protein: protein MLTSGWKTVSMVDVHGKVTFTLWLCGCNLKCPFCHNWRVAEGRDCLPLDRVTLLDELSSSSFLVDYFHITGGEPLMQWAELSSLLAESEELLPISLNTNLTLVGPMERLLKAEFVDHIATDLKAPPQELYGLPQEASKHLWELFLRGLDLVSDYGIPLELRIPVARGFEQWPWIEEGLKHVRTDFYVVLNPLVGAPLTSPRDGAWCSEHCWPGEEVEKLKEKLTEIGIKVHVNDFSE from the coding sequence ATGCTCACAAGTGGCTGGAAGACTGTCAGCATGGTCGATGTACACGGAAAGGTGACCTTTACCCTCTGGCTCTGCGGCTGCAACCTGAAGTGCCCATTCTGCCACAACTGGCGGGTAGCGGAAGGTAGGGATTGCCTCCCCCTCGATAGAGTGACATTACTGGATGAGCTATCTTCAAGCTCATTCCTCGTGGACTACTTCCACATAACCGGCGGCGAGCCCCTGATGCAGTGGGCTGAGCTCTCATCCCTGCTCGCAGAATCCGAGGAACTCCTCCCGATCAGCCTGAACACCAACCTCACTCTTGTAGGCCCCATGGAGAGACTCCTAAAAGCCGAATTCGTTGACCACATAGCGACCGACCTGAAGGCCCCACCCCAGGAGCTCTATGGACTTCCTCAAGAAGCCTCGAAGCATCTCTGGGAGCTTTTCCTTAGAGGTCTTGACTTGGTTTCTGATTATGGTATCCCCTTGGAGCTCAGAATACCAGTGGCCAGAGGGTTCGAGCAGTGGCCGTGGATAGAAGAGGGTCTGAAACATGTAAGAACGGACTTTTACGTTGTCCTTAACCCTCTGGTGGGCGCACCTTTAACCAGCCCAAGAGATGGTGCATGGTGCTCTGAGCACTGCTGGCCCGGAGAAGAGGTAGAAAAGCTCAAAGAAAAACTAACAGAAATTGGGATTAAGGTCCACGTGAACGATTTCTCAGAGTAG
- a CDS encoding anaerobic ribonucleoside triphosphate reductase has product METVKKDIIREYAGWESLDVLENANRYPGPTGFFAYVMEEALKESVTLVPENGRKAHFSGDIYIHKLPYSIYIPYCTGHSTSRMLKKGLRTPTITSRPARHFDTYVDHIANYLITMQHYFSGAQALSSVEWYAGPFIRRDGLSREKIRQQVQRLVYNLNYPSRVGMQTPFTNFTVTLDAPKEMLTGDMAVYDGREVEPLGDYEREAKEFFLALIDVLREGDAKGQPFTFPIPTIMGTAKMLWNDPEVFEAVFNTAAKRGSFYWLNTNVVDPDASYSMCCRINIDKREFAFAFSASSKSAEEEVMERLERQRFGGLWAMPDITGSVNVTTVNLPRLALKAGDDDKFWEEYANLLETVRKTTDWFRERYVRLLTNYREMYSMIHTYLEEFPSSHFNTIGILGLPEAAAIYLNEPDLWREGSRSEWTKAAKLMKRMVEFAVEKAREWMRENGTPWNVEEVPGESAAAKLAIKDLREFPELKDYLDDPENPIYSTSIAPYYGPIELADRIRIEEEVQGSFTGGVMMHIFLGEEPDPEALAKLTKRLLRTKLVYWSYTPAITVCNACGRSSTGLHTACLYCGSEDVEIWSRIIGYYRPLKNWNPYRKREFWSRRHYSS; this is encoded by the coding sequence ATGGAGACCGTTAAAAAAGATATTATCCGTGAATACGCAGGCTGGGAAAGCCTGGATGTACTTGAAAACGCCAATCGCTACCCTGGTCCAACGGGGTTCTTTGCCTACGTTATGGAAGAAGCCCTGAAGGAGAGCGTCACTCTAGTTCCGGAGAATGGGAGAAAAGCACATTTCTCAGGTGACATCTACATTCATAAACTCCCTTACAGCATCTACATACCATACTGTACCGGCCACAGCACATCGAGGATGTTAAAGAAGGGTCTGAGAACGCCCACAATAACGTCAAGGCCAGCGAGGCACTTCGACACATACGTTGACCACATAGCGAACTATTTAATCACTATGCAGCACTACTTTAGCGGCGCCCAAGCCCTGTCTAGCGTTGAGTGGTACGCGGGACCTTTCATAAGAAGGGACGGCCTAAGCAGGGAGAAGATACGCCAGCAGGTTCAGAGGCTCGTCTACAATCTCAACTACCCGAGCAGGGTCGGGATGCAGACGCCGTTCACCAACTTCACGGTGACGCTTGATGCCCCCAAGGAGATGCTCACCGGGGATATGGCGGTTTATGATGGGAGGGAAGTGGAACCGCTCGGAGATTACGAGAGGGAAGCCAAGGAGTTCTTCTTGGCTTTAATCGATGTACTCAGGGAAGGGGATGCGAAGGGTCAGCCATTCACATTCCCGATACCAACAATAATGGGAACCGCCAAGATGCTCTGGAACGATCCTGAGGTGTTCGAGGCAGTTTTCAACACGGCGGCTAAGAGGGGGAGCTTCTACTGGCTCAACACAAACGTAGTTGATCCAGATGCGAGCTACTCGATGTGTTGCAGGATAAACATAGACAAGAGGGAGTTCGCCTTTGCATTCAGCGCTTCCTCCAAGAGCGCCGAGGAAGAGGTCATGGAGCGGCTTGAGAGGCAGCGCTTTGGAGGCCTCTGGGCGATGCCAGATATAACGGGTTCAGTGAACGTCACAACCGTGAACCTGCCACGGCTGGCACTGAAGGCAGGGGATGACGATAAGTTCTGGGAGGAGTACGCTAACCTTCTCGAAACCGTCAGGAAAACCACAGACTGGTTCAGAGAGAGATACGTAAGGCTACTAACGAACTACCGCGAGATGTACAGTATGATACACACTTATCTGGAGGAGTTCCCGTCCAGCCACTTCAACACCATCGGAATTCTCGGCCTCCCGGAGGCGGCCGCCATATACCTCAACGAGCCTGATCTGTGGAGGGAAGGCTCAAGGTCAGAGTGGACAAAGGCCGCGAAGCTGATGAAGAGAATGGTGGAGTTCGCGGTTGAAAAAGCGAGGGAGTGGATGAGGGAGAATGGAACGCCGTGGAACGTTGAGGAAGTCCCAGGAGAGAGCGCCGCTGCAAAGCTCGCCATCAAGGACCTGCGCGAGTTCCCGGAGCTGAAGGACTACCTCGACGACCCTGAGAATCCCATATACTCAACGAGCATCGCCCCCTACTACGGTCCGATTGAGCTAGCCGACAGGATAAGGATCGAAGAAGAAGTTCAGGGGAGCTTCACCGGTGGGGTCATGATGCACATCTTCCTCGGAGAGGAACCCGATCCTGAAGCACTAGCGAAGCTCACAAAGAGGCTCCTAAGGACCAAGCTCGTCTACTGGAGCTACACACCGGCAATAACTGTCTGCAATGCCTGCGGAAGATCCTCAACAGGACTCCACACGGCTTGCCTTTACTGCGGAAGCGAAGACGTTGAGATCTGGAGTAGGATCATTGGCTACTACCGCCCACTCAAGAACTGGAACCCCTACAGAAAGAGGGAGTTCTGGAGCAGGAGACACTACTCTTCCTGA
- a CDS encoding tetratricopeptide repeat protein has translation MSEMKFEWENALKEKDCEKLLELFDDYFDSIEDEETLRKELERVKEVAVECEDPYDLAHEIAHVYAYLDDIDGGIELYKKLVELKKDDPEEYATALYYLADAYEHFGMPEKAIETYQKLLQHEENVLKNEKEIGLTLANLAVNYDELGETEKAVELMERAREIFERLNDEKNHMISLLDLAHFKYELGEYDEAEALIKEVLRSPRDDEVEINARLIEAEIWAGREEYGRAFKALRDALIKAINVNDDIFGLVFDTLVDFIEGLFNEGSYNVVAENMKAFKELFEDDTAYFFEAIAELARWKAGDGEAKKRFDELYAKIENEELREILDEWKRPKLTLELGF, from the coding sequence ATGAGTGAAATGAAATTCGAATGGGAAAATGCACTCAAAGAGAAAGACTGTGAGAAGCTCCTTGAGCTCTTTGACGATTACTTTGACTCCATAGAGGACGAGGAGACCCTCAGGAAGGAGCTGGAGAGGGTGAAAGAGGTTGCCGTTGAGTGCGAAGACCCCTACGACCTGGCCCATGAGATAGCCCACGTCTACGCGTACCTCGACGATATCGATGGAGGTATAGAGCTCTACAAGAAACTCGTCGAGCTGAAGAAAGACGATCCGGAGGAATATGCAACGGCGCTATACTACCTCGCCGACGCATACGAGCACTTTGGAATGCCCGAGAAGGCTATAGAGACATATCAGAAGCTCCTCCAGCATGAAGAGAACGTCCTGAAGAACGAGAAGGAGATAGGCCTTACCCTTGCCAACTTGGCCGTCAACTACGACGAGCTTGGAGAGACTGAGAAGGCGGTAGAGCTGATGGAGCGCGCTAGGGAGATTTTTGAGCGCCTTAACGACGAGAAGAACCATATGATAAGCCTCCTTGATCTTGCCCACTTTAAGTACGAGCTGGGCGAATACGACGAGGCCGAGGCCCTGATAAAAGAAGTCCTCAGGAGCCCGAGGGACGACGAGGTTGAGATAAACGCCAGGCTTATTGAGGCCGAGATATGGGCGGGCAGGGAAGAGTACGGGAGGGCGTTTAAGGCGCTCCGCGATGCCCTGATAAAGGCGATAAACGTGAACGACGACATCTTTGGGCTGGTTTTTGATACCCTCGTTGACTTCATCGAGGGGCTCTTCAATGAGGGCTCCTACAACGTCGTTGCGGAGAACATGAAGGCCTTTAAGGAGCTCTTTGAGGACGATACCGCGTACTTTTTCGAGGCAATAGCAGAGTTAGCACGCTGGAAGGCTGGAGATGGGGAGGCAAAGAAGCGCTTCGACGAGCTCTACGCTAAGATCGAGAACGAGGAGCTAAGGGAGATCCTTGACGAGTGGAAGAGGCCGAAGCTGACTCTGGAGCTGGGCTTTTAA
- a CDS encoding elongation factor 1-beta: MSDFNLVGVIKVMPTDPDVNLDELEEKLKAVIPEKYGLAKVEREPIAFGLVALKFYVLGRDEEGYSYDAVADIFREVENVESAEVETVSRI, from the coding sequence ATGAGCGACTTCAACTTAGTTGGTGTTATAAAGGTCATGCCGACTGACCCTGATGTCAACCTCGACGAGCTCGAGGAGAAGCTCAAGGCAGTCATCCCTGAGAAGTACGGCCTTGCGAAGGTCGAGAGAGAACCCATAGCCTTCGGCCTCGTTGCCCTCAAGTTCTACGTCCTCGGGAGGGACGAAGAGGGCTACTCCTACGACGCTGTCGCCGACATCTTCCGTGAGGTTGAGAACGTCGAGAGCGCCGAAGTTGAGACCGTCTCGAGGATCTGA
- a CDS encoding zinc finger domain-containing protein: MKFEIPVCTSCGKEITPREHATHFVCPNCGEEIIWRCESCRVLSVPYKCPKCGWEGP, encoded by the coding sequence ATGAAGTTCGAGATACCCGTATGCACATCATGCGGAAAGGAGATAACCCCTAGGGAGCACGCCACTCACTTCGTCTGCCCGAACTGCGGAGAGGAGATAATCTGGCGCTGCGAATCCTGCAGGGTCCTAAGCGTCCCCTACAAGTGCCCCAAGTGCGGATGGGAGGGGCCGTGA
- a CDS encoding Lrp/AsnC family transcriptional regulator, whose amino-acid sequence MSGQLDEIDMRLLEELRKNARENIAALSKKLKIPRTTVHYRIRKLVDEGVIEKFTIKPNYKKLDLGTTAFILARYDPESGVNQREVAKKVATLDGVYEVHIITGEWDLLIKVRARNSEEIGRIVIDKLREIKGVGQTVTMVSFVSIKEEI is encoded by the coding sequence ATGTCGGGACAGCTTGATGAAATCGACATGAGACTGCTTGAAGAGCTGAGAAAAAACGCAAGGGAGAACATAGCGGCTCTGAGCAAGAAGCTTAAGATCCCCAGGACAACCGTCCACTACAGGATAAGGAAGCTTGTTGACGAGGGCGTGATAGAGAAGTTCACAATAAAGCCAAACTACAAAAAGCTCGACCTCGGAACAACAGCGTTCATCCTGGCCAGATACGACCCGGAATCAGGTGTCAACCAGAGGGAGGTCGCCAAAAAGGTGGCAACCCTCGATGGAGTCTACGAGGTGCACATAATAACGGGTGAGTGGGATCTGCTAATAAAGGTCCGTGCCAGGAACTCGGAGGAGATAGGAAGGATCGTCATAGACAAGCTGAGGGAGATAAAGGGCGTGGGTCAGACTGTAACTATGGTCTCCTTCGTTTCGATAAAGGAGGAGATCTGA
- a CDS encoding XTP/dITP diphosphatase — protein sequence MRIAFVTSNPGKVEEARKYFKPLGVEVYQLRLPYPEIQADTLEEVAEYGAKWLSERVDGPFFLDDSGLFIDHLKGFPGVYSAYVYKTLGIDGILKLMEGAGNRGAHFRSVIAYWDGELHLFTGRVDGEITLEPRGSGGFGFDPVFKPVGFNRTFAEMTTEEKNRISHRGLALKAFATWLKENLK from the coding sequence ATGAGGATAGCTTTTGTAACGTCCAACCCCGGGAAGGTCGAAGAGGCAAGGAAGTACTTCAAGCCCCTTGGAGTTGAGGTCTACCAGCTACGTCTCCCGTATCCGGAGATACAGGCAGATACCCTAGAAGAGGTGGCCGAGTACGGGGCAAAGTGGCTCTCGGAGAGGGTGGACGGGCCTTTCTTCCTAGATGACTCCGGCCTCTTCATCGACCACCTGAAGGGCTTTCCGGGGGTGTACTCAGCATACGTCTACAAAACGCTCGGGATAGACGGCATCCTCAAGCTGATGGAAGGGGCAGGGAACAGAGGGGCCCACTTCAGGAGCGTTATAGCCTACTGGGACGGCGAGCTCCACCTCTTCACCGGCAGGGTTGACGGCGAGATAACCCTGGAGCCCAGGGGAAGCGGGGGCTTTGGCTTTGATCCTGTGTTCAAACCGGTGGGATTCAACAGAACCTTTGCCGAAATGACAACGGAGGAGAAGAACAGAATATCCCACAGGGGTTTGGCACTGAAAGCCTTTGCCACATGGCTAAAAGAAAACCTTAAATAA
- a CDS encoding adenosine-specific kinase: MVKIEVVDIEKPEGAEVIIGQGNFSIFTVDDLAKALLTAVPGIKFGIAMNEAKPQLTRFTGNDKELEELAAKNAVKIGAGHVFVILMKGAFPINVLNTVKNHPAVAMVYGASENPFQVIVAETELGRSVLGVVDGKAANKIETEEQKAERRELVEKIGYKID; this comes from the coding sequence ATGGTGAAGATAGAGGTAGTCGACATTGAGAAGCCCGAGGGGGCCGAGGTAATAATCGGCCAGGGCAACTTCTCGATATTCACCGTTGACGATCTGGCAAAGGCCCTCTTAACGGCGGTCCCGGGGATAAAGTTCGGCATAGCGATGAACGAGGCAAAACCCCAGCTCACGCGCTTCACCGGCAACGATAAGGAGCTAGAAGAGCTCGCCGCCAAAAACGCGGTTAAGATAGGGGCCGGACATGTTTTCGTTATCCTCATGAAAGGCGCCTTTCCAATAAACGTCCTCAACACGGTGAAAAACCACCCCGCCGTTGCAATGGTGTATGGAGCCAGCGAGAACCCATTCCAGGTGATAGTCGCGGAAACCGAACTCGGGAGGAGTGTTCTCGGAGTAGTTGACGGAAAAGCAGCCAACAAGATTGAAACGGAAGAACAGAAGGCGGAGAGACGCGAGCTCGTTGAAAAGATCGGCTACAAAATCGACTGA
- a CDS encoding Lrp/AsnC family transcriptional regulator produces MEKYSDDYEYYEVRGYPPSGDDNFGEWDLPYSYALLMDILKWDARTPLVEISRRLGKSRPTIRYMIDRLIKRDILTGYVTAIESEGYDRGVIGITGELNEEVLTKFKEYEVNVGVLVGGGYLIEWYFSSEDDLAEKLLEFSDYVDRLGIEYFDVLADLDEMYPGQRFSRMVRKDGKGYHSILDF; encoded by the coding sequence ATGGAGAAGTACTCCGACGACTACGAGTACTATGAGGTGAGGGGGTATCCTCCCTCCGGGGACGACAACTTCGGAGAGTGGGATCTCCCCTACTCCTACGCCCTCCTTATGGACATACTCAAGTGGGATGCCAGAACGCCTTTGGTGGAGATATCGAGGCGCCTCGGAAAGAGCAGGCCTACGATAAGGTACATGATTGACAGGCTGATAAAGAGGGATATCCTTACCGGGTATGTAACCGCCATTGAATCTGAGGGATACGACAGGGGGGTCATTGGAATAACGGGCGAACTTAACGAGGAGGTTTTGACCAAGTTCAAGGAGTACGAGGTTAACGTGGGGGTGCTCGTTGGGGGTGGCTATCTAATAGAGTGGTACTTCTCATCTGAGGACGACCTCGCCGAGAAGCTCCTCGAGTTCAGCGACTATGTGGACCGGCTTGGGATAGAATATTTCGACGTCTTGGCAGATCTGGATGAGATGTACCCGGGTCAGAGGTTCTCTAGAATGGTTAGGAAAGATGGAAAGGGCTATCACTCAATACTGGACTTCTGA
- a CDS encoding SPASM domain-containing protein — MAEVTRVDVRGAELAKLRAEDKTISVGKPPWTEVEHTGKIERLILQLGAGKGRFDEVHGIPRSIGCIGNNRFILRREKLTFDEIRTVLREFKVMGGKEVWINSYDRIEELQYAAQIALSFGIPNVNATVLFEDLEEVEPLDGINYIAEMEYDEEKIITASMKLWVKGLLIMVPPERLEEAKMFIRKVKGDSELEIYLDVLYPRSARDLSFNLIELRRNKNPTSVKYHDCLAGTVAVTGDGYITPCPLLRNFAAGDVRDKGLKWTVNKTRKIRKFWTLTKDSVEGCSSCPFRYLCHDCRAIEYQVTGDLNGIEYCPLVFSSESQKSSIE; from the coding sequence ATGGCCGAGGTAACCAGGGTTGATGTAAGGGGCGCCGAGCTTGCGAAGCTCCGCGCCGAGGATAAAACCATCTCGGTGGGAAAACCTCCCTGGACAGAAGTTGAGCACACGGGAAAGATTGAGAGGCTTATCCTGCAGCTTGGAGCCGGAAAGGGCAGGTTCGACGAGGTTCACGGGATACCCAGGTCAATCGGTTGCATCGGAAACAACAGGTTCATCCTCAGGAGGGAGAAGCTGACTTTCGATGAAATAAGGACGGTACTGAGGGAGTTCAAGGTCATGGGGGGAAAAGAGGTTTGGATAAACAGCTACGACAGGATCGAAGAGCTTCAGTACGCCGCCCAGATCGCCCTCAGCTTTGGCATTCCAAACGTAAACGCAACCGTTCTCTTTGAGGATCTGGAGGAAGTAGAACCCCTGGACGGGATCAATTACATAGCCGAGATGGAGTACGACGAGGAGAAGATCATCACAGCCTCAATGAAGCTGTGGGTCAAGGGACTGCTTATCATGGTACCTCCCGAGAGGCTCGAAGAGGCCAAAATGTTCATCAGGAAAGTTAAGGGAGACAGCGAACTCGAGATATACCTCGACGTCCTATACCCCAGATCTGCCAGGGATCTCAGTTTCAACCTGATAGAGCTGAGGAGAAACAAAAACCCGACGAGCGTGAAGTACCACGACTGTCTGGCTGGTACGGTGGCCGTCACGGGGGACGGTTACATTACCCCCTGCCCGCTCCTCAGAAACTTCGCCGCCGGGGACGTAAGGGATAAGGGGCTGAAGTGGACGGTTAACAAAACCAGGAAAATCCGGAAGTTCTGGACCCTAACGAAGGACAGCGTGGAAGGATGTTCAAGCTGCCCGTTCCGCTACCTGTGCCACGACTGCAGGGCTATCGAATACCAAGTGACGGGAGACCTTAACGGAATCGAGTACTGCCCGCTGGTCTTCTCATCCGAATCTCAGAAGTCCAGTATTGAGTGA
- a CDS encoding molybdenum cofactor biosynthesis protein MoaE has translation MELKKVMVLEGPFNIEKAVELVSVPEAGGYVVFLGKVRNENRGRKVRKLIYEAYREMAEEEMERIRKEALERFPILDILIWHRVGELEVGEDTILVIAGGKHRGEAFDACRWAVDEVKHRVPVWKKEVTDEGAFWIEGDRLVPEGYHRT, from the coding sequence ATGGAGCTCAAGAAGGTGATGGTTCTCGAGGGACCTTTTAACATCGAAAAAGCCGTGGAGCTCGTATCAGTTCCAGAGGCAGGGGGATACGTTGTATTCCTAGGAAAAGTCCGCAATGAAAACAGGGGGAGAAAGGTGAGGAAGCTAATCTACGAAGCGTACAGGGAGATGGCGGAGGAGGAAATGGAGAGGATACGGAAGGAGGCCCTTGAAAGGTTCCCAATACTGGACATCTTAATCTGGCACAGGGTAGGAGAGCTTGAAGTGGGGGAGGATACCATACTGGTCATTGCCGGCGGAAAACACAGAGGAGAAGCCTTCGATGCGTGCAGATGGGCCGTTGACGAGGTCAAACACAGGGTGCCCGTGTGGAAGAAGGAGGTCACAGATGAGGGTGCATTCTGGATAGAGGGGGACAGGCTGGTCCCAGAGGGTTACCACAGAACATAG
- a CDS encoding ThiF family adenylyltransferase has product MLGKWETERYDRQIMMWGTEGQEKLKKATVAVVGVGGLGSPVAYYLTAAGVGRIILVDSETPEMSNLNRQILHWEEDVGRMPKPLSAAWKLRKFNSDVEIIPYVGKLGDDNVEDVLGDADVIVDCLDNFKTRFLLDDFVHETGKALVHGAVEKTYGQVTTIVPGKTKRLREIFPNVSGEKKGKFPIVGATAGVVGSIQVMEVLKLLTGIGEPLFNKLLIVDLAYNTFEIVDL; this is encoded by the coding sequence ATGCTGGGCAAATGGGAGACGGAAAGGTACGATAGGCAGATTATGATGTGGGGAACGGAGGGACAGGAAAAGCTAAAGAAGGCCACAGTGGCCGTCGTTGGAGTGGGGGGACTCGGATCTCCCGTTGCATATTACCTAACGGCAGCAGGGGTGGGGAGGATAATCCTCGTAGATTCCGAAACCCCGGAGATGAGCAACCTCAACAGGCAGATCCTCCACTGGGAGGAAGACGTGGGCAGAATGCCAAAGCCGCTCTCCGCAGCCTGGAAGCTGAGGAAGTTCAACTCGGATGTTGAGATAATCCCGTACGTTGGGAAGCTCGGAGATGACAACGTGGAGGATGTACTCGGAGACGCAGATGTCATCGTTGACTGCCTGGACAACTTTAAGACCAGATTCCTGCTGGACGACTTCGTCCACGAAACTGGAAAGGCCCTTGTACACGGTGCGGTTGAGAAGACCTACGGACAGGTCACTACGATAGTTCCGGGAAAGACAAAGCGGTTGAGGGAGATATTCCCAAACGTTTCGGGGGAGAAAAAAGGAAAGTTCCCCATAGTTGGGGCAACGGCAGGAGTTGTTGGTTCAATTCAGGTCATGGAAGTTCTCAAGCTCCTCACGGGCATTGGAGAGCCCCTGTTCAACAAACTTCTGATAGTGGATTTGGCATACAACACCTTTGAGATCGTAGACCTCTAA